One segment of Agrococcus sp. ProA11 DNA contains the following:
- a CDS encoding class C sortase — protein MSALVATALDRPAALPAARAGRRRGTVSSFIIAVMIVVGVSILLYPSAAGWFSQLEQSQRVDAYAEVMTDLGPEGREQELAEAAAYNQTLSGGALIDQYGRTPLSDQRAIVAAYEEQLNLGPADVMARIRIPSIAVDLPIYHGTDETTLRKGIGHLLGSAMPVGGSGSHSVLTGHRGLPESVLFSDLDQVVVGDLFELDVYGEVLTYEVRDVQVIEPGDTDILTPASGRDLVSLVTCTPLGVNSHRIIVTGERIPTPAADSAAVQMPDIPGPPWWAVGLALGFAFAAAYRTATSTVRTVPAAPHEPVTMLATAPTIIV, from the coding sequence GTGAGCGCACTGGTCGCGACCGCACTGGATCGCCCCGCTGCCCTGCCCGCCGCGCGGGCCGGCAGACGCCGCGGCACCGTCTCCTCGTTCATCATCGCCGTCATGATCGTCGTCGGCGTGAGCATCCTGCTCTACCCCTCGGCCGCCGGCTGGTTCAGCCAACTCGAGCAGTCGCAGCGCGTCGACGCCTACGCCGAGGTGATGACCGATCTCGGTCCAGAAGGCCGTGAGCAGGAGCTCGCCGAGGCCGCCGCGTACAACCAGACGCTGTCCGGCGGCGCCCTCATCGACCAGTACGGCCGCACCCCGCTCTCCGACCAGCGGGCCATCGTCGCCGCCTACGAGGAGCAGCTGAACCTCGGTCCTGCCGACGTCATGGCGCGCATCCGCATCCCCTCGATCGCCGTCGACCTGCCGATCTATCACGGCACCGACGAGACGACGTTGCGCAAGGGCATCGGCCACCTGCTCGGCTCAGCGATGCCGGTGGGCGGCTCGGGATCGCACAGCGTGCTCACCGGCCATCGCGGCCTGCCGGAGTCGGTGCTCTTCAGCGATCTCGACCAGGTCGTGGTCGGCGATCTCTTCGAGCTCGACGTCTACGGTGAGGTGCTCACCTACGAGGTGCGCGACGTGCAGGTGATCGAGCCCGGCGACACCGACATCCTCACGCCCGCATCCGGGCGCGACCTCGTGAGCCTGGTGACCTGCACGCCGCTGGGCGTCAACAGCCACCGCATCATCGTCACGGGCGAGCGCATCCCGACCCCGGCGGCCGACAGCGCCGCAGTGCAGATGCCCGACATCCCCGGGCCGCCGTGGTGGGCCGTCGGCCTCGCGCTGGGCTTCGCCTTCGCGGCCGCGTACCGCACCGCCACGTCGACGGTTCGCACAGTTCCGGCCGCGCCCCATGAACCGGTGACGATGCTTGCCACCGCACCCACCATCATCGTCTGA
- a CDS encoding TrmH family RNA methyltransferase, translated as MPADADEPQLPVGVGPWQGPWPDDAHFDPELLEHGDRRNVVDRYRYWRLEAIVADLDLHRHGFHVAIENWQHDLNIGSIVRTANAFGAAAVHIIGKRRWNRRGAMVTDRYQHIRHHETTDAFTSWARDAGLRVVAVDNTDGSVPVDAAALPERCVLLFGQEGPGLTDEALAAADAHVAIRQFGSTRSINAAAAAAIVMHEWVREHAPATRAG; from the coding sequence ATGCCTGCTGACGCCGACGAGCCCCAGCTGCCGGTCGGCGTCGGGCCATGGCAGGGTCCCTGGCCGGACGACGCGCACTTCGACCCCGAGCTGCTCGAGCACGGCGACCGCCGCAACGTCGTCGACCGCTACCGCTACTGGCGACTCGAGGCGATCGTCGCCGACCTCGACCTGCACCGCCACGGCTTCCACGTCGCGATCGAGAACTGGCAGCACGACCTGAACATCGGCTCGATCGTCCGCACCGCCAACGCCTTCGGCGCCGCCGCCGTGCACATCATCGGCAAGCGCCGCTGGAACCGGCGCGGCGCCATGGTCACCGACCGCTACCAGCACATCCGCCACCACGAGACGACGGATGCGTTCACCTCGTGGGCGCGCGACGCCGGCCTCCGGGTCGTGGCCGTCGACAACACCGACGGCAGCGTGCCCGTGGACGCCGCCGCGCTGCCCGAGCGCTGCGTGCTGCTGTTCGGCCAGGAGGGCCCAGGGCTCACCGACGAGGCGCTCGCCGCTGCCGACGCGCACGTGGCGATCCGGCAGTTCGGCTCCACGCGCTCGATCAACGCCGCGGCGGCCGCCGCGATCGTGATGCACGAGTGGGTGCGGGAGCACGCGCCCGCGACGCGTGCCGGGTAG